The Flavobacterium sp. 140616W15 sequence TCAAATAAAATGGTGCTATCAACAAGGGGGTTTGTAGAGTCTTCTACAGAAACATTTGAAGATGGTGGAGTGACGAATCCAATAGCAGTTTTTGATACTTCAGAAACGGTTGTTACAGTTCGTTTAAAAGCATTCGGACCTCCTAACAATAGAAAAACGATTGTGGCAGGAGCTCCAACAAATTCTAGTATTGGTACTTATTTAATCATAGAACAATTATTGTAGTTGGATTGTTAGGTTTATGCTTTATAGTAAAAAGGTTTCTATTTTTTTTAGACTTTAGCTTACTATACGATTAAAATTAGAGATATTACTTTTATGCACATGAGTGTGTATTTAAGTGATATCTTTTTTTATTATTATAACTTTTTCATTTATCACTATTTTTCTTTTTAAGTCTCAATTTTCATTTGATGCATACAAGAATTTTAAATTTTTTGATGATCTATTTGGTGAATATACTTGTTATATACTCTGACCAAGAATTAATTAACTTATTGCGAATTCATAAGTGAGAACTACCATTGATAGTCTCTATATTAACTTCATACAAACTAATCTGGTGTTTTTTTCAAAGGCCGTTTTTTCTTAAAAAAAAACAAACATAATAACAATATGGAATGTTATTAATTATATTTGCAGAAATAATTTTGATTTATCTCATCCTCCCATTTTTGAGATTCTAATTTTTAAAATTATATTTTGTCATAAAAACAGAGAAATAATCCGCTATATTTTACGAGTTTTAATTTTCGGTTTACATAATAAAATAATATTAACATTTCTCCCACAAATAAAGGAAGACATGATTTAAAAGTGACGTAAGTCAGCTTTTAAAGTCATGCTTGTAGTCTTCCTATAAACTAATTTTAAAAAATAAATTTATGAAGAGAGTATTGCTTTTCATTTTATTGTGTTCATATAATATTGGCATTTCTCAAAATACTATCAAAAAAATTGATAGTTTATTAGAGCATGCCATCAATATAGAAAATGAATCACCACTTAAATCTCAATTAGAAGCGATCAAGGTTATTTCTTTAGCCAAGGAACTCGATTATAAAAAAGGGATTATAGAGGCAGAGCTTTTTTTGAGTGAGAGTTATACAAGAAGTAAAGACAATAAATTGGCATTGTATTATGCTACAGAAGCAGATAAACTAATAACAATAAATTCAGAATCAGCATATTTAAAATCGAAAGCATTACGATTGCGAGGTATAGCCCTCGCTAGGCTAGGATTTTATGAGTCTGCTTCTATAATATTAAAGCAATCTATAGTATTTGGAGAAAAAATTAAAGATAAAAATGATAGAAATAGGAACTTAGGTTTTATTTATGCAAATATTGCGATGAATCATGAGGAGAATGAAATAGATGAAGATTCTGTAGGATACTATTATAGAAAAAGCTTTTTCTTTTTTGATAATATAGAGGAAGACAACCCGCATAAAAATAGATGCATGGCTCTTGCCAATGTTTTTTTAGGATCTTTTTATCTTAAAAAAAAGGACTATGAAAAGGCTGAACCCTATTTAATAAATGCAGTAGTACTTGCTAAAAAACTTAAATTGGACTTTATAACTATTGAATCTGTTTCAGGTTTGGGATCTGTAAATTTTTATAGAGGAAATTATGATGATGCTAAAAACAGTTTTCAAGAGGCGCTACTAATTGCTAAAGAAAATAAAAGAATTTTTTATATTAATGATCTTTATTATAATCTTTCTAGAATTTACTGTATTCTAAAAGACCAGGATAGTACAAAATATTATAGGGATAAATATGTAACACTAAACGATAGTCTTTCTAAAATTCATAAGCAAGCAGTATATAATTCACTGAGAATTTATTTAGAAGAGAAAGATGAAAAAATGCTAACTAATGTAGGGGTAATAATTACATTATTATCTTTACTTCTTATAATTATTATTATCACTTTTGTTTACATTAAAAAATATAGAAAAAGATTTGTGAAAGTAAAAGAAGAAAGTAATAGTATTGATAATCAGTTGAAAATAAAAAAAGAATTGATAGATAAAATCACAAGTCAAAATCCAAATCCAAAGGCAGGAGGAACGGATTTAAAACAGCTTGTAATAGAAAGAAGTCCACTATTTTTTGCAAAATTTAAAGAAATATATCCAGAGTTTATAGATAAAATTATTGAAATTACACCTACAATAGTTTCAAGTGAATTACGTTTTTGTGCATTATTAAAATTAGGTTTTTCAACTAACGAAATTGCTACTTACACAAAAAGTACTATTCGAGCTGTACAATCTAAAAGATATAGACTCAGAAAAAAATTAAATGTTCCTCCCGAAGAGGACTTATATGATTGGTTGTCAAATATTTAATGTTATAAATAATATATGAATAAAAAACTTTTTTTGCAAATACTAATTCTATTTGTAGCAATAACAGGCTATAGTCAACAGTATACAGAAAAACAAATTGATAGCATAATCGATAATATAAAAAAAATGGGGGATAGCATCCCTAACATAGCTATAGAAAACAGTTTAAAAAGTTATAAATATTCCGAAATTCTTGGTTACAAAAAAGGAATGGCAGTAAGCTCAATGCTCGCTGGAAAAAATTTGTACGATATAAATCAGTATGATAAGTCGCTAGAACAAGCTACAAAATCAGAAGAATTTGCTTCTAAAATAAATGATTATGAGTTACTTTCTGAAGCATATCGATTAAAAGGGATTAGTTATATAGGTCTCGGGCTTTATAAACAAGGATTTTTGGAATTAAAAAAAGGATTGAATGTTACGCCAAAAATCAGCAATACTGATGTTGCTTTCAAACAAAAAGGATTGCTTTATAATGACATTGCAGTAGGTTATGACAGAAGTACTGGGACAATAGATTCTATAAAAAAATATTTCAGATTAGGTTATGATCAATTCAATAAAATAGAAAACACCAAACTTAAGAATATTAATTTGTCATTAGCGAGCGCTAATGTAGGTGCTTGCTATCTTGCATTAAAGCAATATGATAGTGCGAGGATTTATTTGATAAATGCTTCTAAACTGGCAGAAAAAGAAAATTATAATTCAGTTAAATTATATGCCTATATAGACTTAGGTAATTTGGAATCTAAAAAAAATAATTTTGATGAAGCTTTAAAATATTATGAAGATGCACTCTTTTTAGCTAAAAAACTTAAAAAAAGAGAATTACAGCGTGATATTTATTTGAATCTTTCGCAACTGTATATTAGGCTTAAAAATAAGGATAAGGAAGAGTTCTATTTCGAAAAATATTTTTCTCTTAATGATAGTTTACAAAAAAATCAACAAAAAGCTGTAATTGCAACGGTTAAAGAACTTATTGAGGAGGAATACTCAACTGTTGAAAAAATTAGAAATACAGGTGTTGTTGCTCTTTTTTTAAGTACTGTGCTTACAATTCTTTTTCTCGTTTTTGCAATACGTTTGTATAAAATGAAGAAAAATGAAAAGAGAAAAATTGCTAAAAAAATGCAGAGACTACAAAAGAAAAAAGAGATGCTTGAAAAAGCAATACTCTTAAATGGTACAAGCTTAGATGAAGTTTTAGAATTAGCAAAAAATAACGATTCCATGTTCTTGTCAAAATTTGAGGCTACGCATTCAGATTTTTATAATA is a genomic window containing:
- a CDS encoding tetratricopeptide repeat protein, with protein sequence MKRVLLFILLCSYNIGISQNTIKKIDSLLEHAINIENESPLKSQLEAIKVISLAKELDYKKGIIEAELFLSESYTRSKDNKLALYYATEADKLITINSESAYLKSKALRLRGIALARLGFYESASIILKQSIVFGEKIKDKNDRNRNLGFIYANIAMNHEENEIDEDSVGYYYRKSFFFFDNIEEDNPHKNRCMALANVFLGSFYLKKKDYEKAEPYLINAVVLAKKLKLDFITIESVSGLGSVNFYRGNYDDAKNSFQEALLIAKENKRIFYINDLYYNLSRIYCILKDQDSTKYYRDKYVTLNDSLSKIHKQAVYNSLRIYLEEKDEKMLTNVGVIITLLSLLLIIIIITFVYIKKYRKRFVKVKEESNSIDNQLKIKKELIDKITSQNPNPKAGGTDLKQLVIERSPLFFAKFKEIYPEFIDKIIEITPTIVSSELRFCALLKLGFSTNEIATYTKSTIRAVQSKRYRLRKKLNVPPEEDLYDWLSNI
- a CDS encoding tetratricopeptide repeat protein — encoded protein: MNKKLFLQILILFVAITGYSQQYTEKQIDSIIDNIKKMGDSIPNIAIENSLKSYKYSEILGYKKGMAVSSMLAGKNLYDINQYDKSLEQATKSEEFASKINDYELLSEAYRLKGISYIGLGLYKQGFLELKKGLNVTPKISNTDVAFKQKGLLYNDIAVGYDRSTGTIDSIKKYFRLGYDQFNKIENTKLKNINLSLASANVGACYLALKQYDSARIYLINASKLAEKENYNSVKLYAYIDLGNLESKKNNFDEALKYYEDALFLAKKLKKRELQRDIYLNLSQLYIRLKNKDKEEFYFEKYFSLNDSLQKNQQKAVIATVKELIEEEYSTVEKIRNTGVVALFLSTVLTILFLVFAIRLYKMKKNEKRKIAKKMQRLQKKKEMLEKAILLNGTSLDEVLELAKNNDSMFLSKFEATHSDFYNKILQEAPTLSKMELIVCAFLKLGFPVKDIALYTNVTVRSVEARIYRIRKKANLTGKNDISIWIADL